In the genome of Tannockella kyphosi, one region contains:
- a CDS encoding transglycosylase domain-containing protein, whose product MGKIWKKFLSFLKKVKWLRIFIFLFIVGCIAVGGVVGYFAYNVIQETEAFDVEKLYSAEASKIYDEDGEVVYTYGDDVNGDRVNVTYDELPQVLIDAVVSAEDSRFFEHNGFDLPRLLVAAITNIATNFESGGGASTITQQLIKKSYYDGESRTITLKISEMFLAIQATEEISKEETLSLYLNSIYYGRSLSSIGIAAASNYYFNKDVSELTLPEAALLAGTLNSPSSYDPYYNLELATQRRDIILDLMLYHGYITEDECELAKAVSVENMLDNTGSNSSDNALAAYIDLVDQEVRDSTGLDPLETQMNIYTYLDVETQQYAYDIVENDLSFPNDDMQIAASIEDVDNGRIIAVIGGRDYTVFDYNRADTKQQPGSSLKPIIDYGAAYEFLDWSTAHTVEDLEYDKNNYNPSNWDGTSGGTHGQMTISDALYSSWNTCAVWTFDSVVSQIGSSGYYDYLEGFQIDMTGEEVNIAYAIGGWNNGLSPIELTSMYATVSNGGTAYESHTINYIDIVNSDEDIMIDEEVQANATEAISDETAFMIKETMSDYSSTGSYGTYFNFGQICAKTGTSNWGSNNYGISEGSAKDSWVATYNPDYAMAVWCGYDYTTLSDNPQSMNGYTTLARQFANAMWKELTSDGVENSYPSNPGLTYGSIVKGLYPYVAATDDTPSSDVYSGWFKSGTYPSTTYDSLTCGTLETFEASIGTSGIDVTFSAYDPIEATTDESYNSYTSSFGLVVYTVTVQDSETLETLYTESLNQATGTINYTPTSEVLVTGYYSYANSSSITSNTITVTVGEGLFSLEDIFLTVSSGGTALSSDSSIEVGNSISFSVVTQRDDSVITYDLFDSSNTLIESSTHTDYSHTFYTAGTYTIEINESCGTVWAPTKYFTVTINEVSDDSSQDTTH is encoded by the coding sequence ATGGGAAAAATATGGAAGAAATTTTTATCTTTTTTAAAGAAAGTGAAATGGCTTAGAATTTTCATTTTTCTTTTTATCGTCGGGTGTATTGCTGTCGGTGGTGTTGTTGGATACTTTGCTTATAATGTTATTCAAGAAACAGAAGCTTTTGATGTAGAAAAATTATATTCGGCAGAAGCCTCAAAGATTTATGATGAGGATGGTGAAGTAGTTTATACATATGGTGATGATGTCAATGGGGATCGTGTGAATGTCACTTATGATGAATTACCTCAAGTATTAATTGATGCGGTTGTTTCTGCAGAGGATTCAAGATTCTTTGAGCATAATGGATTTGATTTACCTCGTTTATTAGTTGCTGCAATTACGAATATTGCAACTAACTTTGAAAGTGGTGGAGGTGCTTCTACTATTACGCAACAGTTAATTAAGAAGTCTTATTATGATGGTGAATCAAGAACGATTACATTAAAGATTAGTGAAATGTTCTTAGCAATTCAAGCAACGGAAGAAATTAGTAAAGAAGAAACTTTATCTTTATATTTAAATAGTATTTATTATGGACGTTCGTTATCATCTATTGGTATTGCAGCGGCTAGTAATTATTATTTTAATAAGGATGTTAGTGAATTAACATTGCCAGAAGCTGCATTGCTTGCTGGTACATTAAATTCACCAAGTTCTTATGATCCTTATTATAATTTAGAGTTAGCTACTCAACGTCGTGATATTATTTTAGATTTAATGTTATATCATGGATATATTACGGAAGATGAATGTGAGCTTGCAAAAGCGGTAAGTGTGGAAAACATGTTAGATAATACTGGTTCCAATTCTTCTGACAATGCCTTAGCTGCTTATATTGATTTAGTGGATCAAGAAGTTCGTGATTCTACTGGTTTAGATCCATTAGAAACACAAATGAATATTTATACGTATTTAGATGTGGAAACACAACAATATGCTTATGATATTGTAGAAAATGATTTGAGTTTCCCTAATGATGATATGCAAATAGCTGCATCAATAGAAGATGTCGATAATGGAAGAATTATTGCGGTTATTGGTGGACGTGATTATACTGTTTTTGATTATAATCGTGCGGATACAAAACAGCAACCTGGTTCTTCATTGAAACCAATTATTGATTATGGCGCGGCCTATGAATTCCTGGATTGGTCTACTGCTCATACGGTAGAGGATTTGGAATATGATAAGAACAATTATAATCCTAGCAACTGGGATGGTACATCGGGTGGCACGCATGGTCAAATGACTATTTCTGATGCTTTATATAGTTCATGGAATACATGTGCTGTTTGGACTTTTGATTCGGTGGTTAGTCAAATTGGTTCTAGTGGATATTATGATTATTTAGAAGGATTCCAAATTGATATGACTGGTGAAGAAGTTAATATCGCTTATGCTATTGGTGGATGGAATAATGGATTAAGTCCAATCGAGTTAACAAGTATGTATGCTACTGTTTCTAATGGTGGTACTGCTTATGAATCACATACTATTAATTATATTGATATTGTTAATAGTGATGAAGATATCATGATTGATGAAGAAGTTCAAGCAAATGCAACAGAAGCAATTTCTGATGAAACTGCATTTATGATAAAAGAAACGATGTCAGACTATTCTAGTACTGGAAGTTATGGAACATACTTTAATTTTGGCCAAATATGTGCAAAAACTGGTACTTCAAACTGGGGTTCTAATAATTATGGAATTTCTGAAGGTAGTGCCAAAGATAGTTGGGTTGCTACTTATAACCCAGATTATGCAATGGCTGTTTGGTGTGGTTATGACTACACTACTCTTTCGGATAATCCACAATCTATGAATGGGTATACTACCTTAGCAAGACAGTTTGCTAATGCAATGTGGAAAGAATTAACAAGTGATGGTGTTGAAAATTCTTATCCAAGTAATCCTGGATTAACATACGGTAGCATTGTAAAAGGTTTATATCCTTATGTTGCTGCAACAGATGATACACCTAGCAGTGATGTTTATTCTGGTTGGTTTAAGTCTGGGACTTATCCTTCTACTACATATGATTCTTTAACTTGTGGTACATTAGAAACATTTGAAGCTAGTATTGGTACTAGTGGTATTGATGTTACATTTAGTGCTTATGATCCAATTGAAGCGACAACGGATGAAAGTTATAATTCTTATACTTCTTCTTTTGGTTTAGTAGTTTATACTGTTACAGTTCAAGATAGTGAAACACTAGAAACTTTATATACAGAATCATTAAATCAAGCTACGGGAACTATTAATTATACTCCTACATCAGAAGTATTAGTAACTGGATATTACAGTTATGCAAACTCTTCTTCCATAACTTCAAATACAATAACAGTTACTGTTGGGGAGGGACTATTTAGTTTAGAAGACATTTTTTTGACGGTATCGAGTGGTGGAACAGCCTTATCGAGTGATAGCTCTATTGAAGTTGGTAACTCAATTTCATTTAGTGTTGTAACTCAAAGAGATGATAGTGTCATCACTTATGATTTATTTGATAGCTCAAATACTTTAATTGAATCTTCTACTCATACAGACTATAGCCATACATTCTATACAGCTGGAACTTATACTATTGAAATAAACGAAAGTTGTGGAACTGTTTGGGCTCCAACAAAATACTTTACTGTAACAATAAACGAAGTTAGTGACGACTCATCTCAAGATACAACTCACTAA
- the recU gene encoding Holliday junction resolvase RecU, whose protein sequence is MVNYPNAKKNIASSKQSSSHRGMALEEELNLTNSYYLSIDKAVIYKKPTPVSIVKVDYPVRSSAKIVEAYYRTPSTTDYNGIYRAKYIDFEAKETRKMSFPFSNISIHQINHLSHIVKHGGIAFVIIAFTTLNEVYLVDASFIIDAYFKEQKHITYQTVQSCGHLISQGYNPRLDYLKVVDNIYF, encoded by the coding sequence ATGGTAAATTATCCAAATGCAAAAAAGAATATAGCTTCATCAAAACAATCTAGTAGTCATCGTGGGATGGCTTTAGAAGAAGAGTTGAACTTAACGAATAGTTATTATCTATCAATTGATAAGGCAGTTATCTATAAAAAGCCAACACCTGTTTCAATAGTAAAAGTAGATTATCCTGTTAGAAGTAGTGCAAAAATAGTGGAAGCTTATTATCGAACTCCTTCTACAACGGATTATAATGGTATTTATCGAGCTAAATATATTGATTTTGAGGCAAAAGAAACAAGGAAAATGAGTTTTCCATTTTCAAATATATCAATTCATCAAATCAATCATTTATCTCATATTGTAAAACATGGTGGTATTGCTTTCGTAATTATTGCTTTTACTACACTAAATGAGGTATACTTAGTTGATGCATCGTTTATTATTGATGCGTATTTTAAAGAACAAAAACATATTACATATCAAACTGTCCAATCTTGTGGTCATTTAATTAGTCAAGGATATAATCCTCGTCTGGATTATTTAAAGGTTGTTGACAATATTTACTTTTAG
- a CDS encoding DivIVA domain-containing protein, with product MEKNIQLSPKKIVSKEFKIDFKGYNAMEVDFFLDTVVKDYELFAAMLNESYDKIDSLEEQLIANKAVIADLQKEKLVQEDNIQALEENISSNVDILKRLSALEKAVYNQNR from the coding sequence ATGGAAAAAAATATTCAATTAAGTCCTAAAAAAATTGTCTCAAAAGAGTTTAAAATTGATTTTAAAGGTTATAATGCAATGGAAGTAGATTTCTTTTTAGATACAGTTGTCAAAGATTATGAACTTTTTGCTGCAATGTTAAATGAATCATATGATAAAATAGATTCTTTAGAAGAACAACTTATTGCAAATAAAGCAGTAATTGCTGACTTACAAAAAGAAAAGCTTGTCCAAGAAGATAATATTCAAGCATTAGAAGAAAATATTTCTTCTAACGTAGATATCTTAAAAAGATTATCTGCTTTAGAAAAAGCAGTATATAATCAAAATAGATAA
- a CDS encoding helix-turn-helix domain-containing protein: protein MITLSDKLKKAREDKKMTVEELSLLTRISATQIRSIESGKSDLFIGDEQYLKMYLKRIAIALELDEDHFFDEFYAWTQGVSLEQIEEAIASQETKNAPKEKKLSEHVNESIRHAKQKQAYSRNKTHVYEDKYITRFLKYAVIGCLIIALFFLLWKVVSLTNQLEADYVEPNIGSVENNDEVEDIIPEEETEVEEEDDLVSSSVTISSDDGTIFNVGGILEGEIFTLEITFQEETAFSLWNGGMIDGSYKANYQIDEKYTYETTCEPNTTYVLNFWSLENTIVKVNGNIVEYDANDVEVRDGVYYLRIVLTGE, encoded by the coding sequence ATGATCACACTTAGTGATAAATTAAAAAAAGCAAGAGAAGACAAAAAAATGACGGTTGAGGAGTTATCGTTATTAACACGTATTTCTGCTACCCAAATAAGATCAATTGAATCAGGTAAGTCTGATTTATTTATAGGAGATGAACAATACTTAAAGATGTATTTAAAACGTATTGCCATTGCATTAGAATTAGACGAAGATCATTTCTTTGATGAGTTTTATGCTTGGACACAAGGAGTTTCTTTAGAACAAATTGAAGAAGCTATTGCTAGTCAAGAGACAAAGAATGCACCTAAAGAAAAGAAACTAAGCGAACATGTTAATGAATCAATTCGTCATGCTAAGCAAAAACAAGCATATTCGAGAAATAAAACACATGTATATGAAGATAAATATATTACAAGATTTTTAAAATATGCAGTGATTGGATGTTTAATTATTGCTTTATTTTTCTTGTTATGGAAAGTAGTTTCTTTAACAAATCAATTAGAAGCAGATTATGTTGAACCAAATATTGGAAGTGTTGAAAACAATGATGAAGTAGAAGATATTATTCCTGAAGAAGAAACTGAAGTGGAAGAAGAGGATGATTTAGTATCAAGTAGTGTCACTATTAGTAGTGATGATGGAACTATATTCAATGTTGGTGGTATTTTAGAAGGAGAAATCTTCACATTAGAAATAACATTCCAAGAAGAAACAGCATTTAGTTTATGGAATGGTGGGATGATTGACGGTTCTTATAAAGCAAATTATCAAATTGATGAGAAATATACATACGAAACTACTTGTGAACCAAATACTACTTATGTATTAAATTTCTGGTCTTTAGAAAATACAATTGTAAAAGTAAATGGAAATATTGTTGAATATGATGCAAATGATGTGGAAGTCCGTGATGGAGTATACTATTTAAGAATAGTATTAACAGGAGAATAA
- the pgsA gene encoding CDP-diacylglycerol--glycerol-3-phosphate 3-phosphatidyltransferase translates to MNTPNKLTLLRIAFVPFIILIYLFPYSSFGIIVPNVVVGTVSLNMIKLIVFVLFVMASFTDFLDGHIARKYHLITTFGKFADPIADKLLVNTILLLLASDQTIPIIICIIMIARDIVVDAIRLVASGQNRVLAASNLGKLKTVCQMIAIGLLLLDNFPFVFLNIEMDLIMIWVATFVSFYSGFDYFMKNKDILMETM, encoded by the coding sequence ATGAATACTCCTAATAAATTAACGTTACTAAGAATTGCATTTGTACCATTTATAATTCTTATTTATTTATTTCCTTATAGTAGTTTTGGAATCATTGTTCCAAATGTTGTAGTAGGAACAGTTTCTTTGAATATGATTAAATTAATTGTTTTTGTGTTATTTGTAATGGCTTCTTTTACTGATTTTTTAGATGGACATATTGCTAGAAAATATCATTTAATTACTACTTTTGGAAAGTTTGCTGATCCAATTGCAGATAAATTATTAGTTAATACTATTTTGTTATTACTAGCAAGTGATCAAACGATACCAATTATTATTTGTATTATTATGATTGCTAGAGATATTGTGGTTGATGCTATTCGTTTAGTTGCTAGTGGACAAAATCGTGTTTTGGCTGCAAGTAATTTAGGAAAACTGAAAACAGTGTGTCAAATGATTGCAATAGGATTGTTGTTATTAGACAATTTCCCATTTGTATTTTTAAATATTGAGATGGATTTAATTATGATATGGGTTGCTACTTTTGTTTCATTTTATAGTGGCTTTGATTATTTTATGAAAAATAAAGATATTTTAATGGAGACAATGTAA
- a CDS encoding CinA family protein: MEALVSLLNQHHLSISSVESFTVGKFASTLGAIPGVSKVYKGSFITYQNQCKEEILKIDASDIIQYGVVSKEIAQFMVENGNELLKTDICVSFTGNAGPEAMENKPVGRVYIGIMFLGKVEVYELTLQGSRENIQNRAIQFVIDTLSDKIKEIDKK; the protein is encoded by the coding sequence ATGGAAGCACTTGTCTCTTTATTGAATCAACATCATTTGAGTATTAGTAGTGTAGAAAGCTTTACAGTTGGTAAGTTTGCTAGTACATTAGGTGCAATACCTGGTGTTTCTAAGGTATACAAAGGGAGTTTTATCACTTATCAAAATCAATGTAAAGAAGAAATTTTAAAAATAGATGCTAGTGATATTATTCAATATGGTGTGGTTAGTAAAGAAATAGCACAGTTCATGGTTGAAAATGGGAATGAATTATTAAAGACTGATATTTGTGTTTCTTTTACTGGAAATGCTGGTCCTGAAGCAATGGAAAATAAACCAGTTGGTCGAGTGTATATTGGGATTATGTTTTTAGGTAAAGTAGAAGTATATGAGCTTACTTTACAAGGAAGTCGTGAAAATATTCAAAATAGAGCAATTCAGTTTGTAATTGATACATTAAGTGATAAAATAAAAGAAATTGATAAAAAATAA
- the recA gene encoding recombinase RecA, whose protein sequence is MAEAKDKTQEKKQQALDDAIKQIEKQYGKGSVMRLGDRSAVNVDVIPSGSLTLDIALGVGGYPKGRIVEIYGPESSGKTTLTLHAIAEVQKQGGRAAFIDAEHAIDPEYARNLGVNIDELILSQPDSGEQGLEIAETLVRSGAIDLVVIDSVAALVPQVELDGEMGDSQMGLQARLMSKALRKLSGVMNKTTCTIIFINQLREKIGVMFGNPETTTGGRALKFYSTIRIEIRRSEAIKIGTEITGNKTNIKVVKNKVAPPFKSTQVDIIYGKGISRTGEVIDLAVDKDIVDKAGAWYAYKGEKIGQGRENAKAFLEQHPVIMEEITDAIKATFEIVEEIQE, encoded by the coding sequence ATGGCAGAAGCAAAAGATAAAACACAAGAGAAAAAACAACAAGCATTAGATGATGCAATTAAACAAATTGAAAAACAGTATGGGAAAGGATCAGTAATGCGCTTAGGTGATCGTAGTGCAGTGAATGTAGATGTTATTCCATCGGGATCTTTAACACTTGATATTGCATTAGGAGTTGGTGGTTACCCTAAAGGGCGTATTGTTGAAATTTATGGTCCTGAATCAAGCGGGAAAACAACATTAACATTACATGCTATCGCAGAAGTTCAAAAACAAGGTGGACGTGCTGCTTTTATTGATGCAGAGCATGCTATTGATCCAGAATATGCTAGAAATTTAGGCGTGAATATTGATGAATTAATTTTGTCACAACCTGATTCTGGTGAACAAGGTTTAGAAATAGCCGAAACATTAGTGCGTTCTGGTGCTATTGATTTAGTTGTTATTGATTCCGTTGCTGCGCTTGTACCACAAGTTGAGTTGGATGGTGAAATGGGTGACTCACAAATGGGTCTGCAAGCTCGTTTAATGTCCAAAGCATTACGTAAGTTATCAGGAGTAATGAATAAAACAACATGTACTATTATCTTTATTAATCAATTAAGAGAAAAGATAGGAGTTATGTTTGGGAATCCAGAAACAACAACAGGTGGACGTGCATTAAAATTCTATTCTACGATTCGTATTGAAATAAGACGTAGTGAAGCAATTAAAATAGGAACTGAAATTACAGGAAATAAAACAAATATTAAGGTTGTTAAAAATAAAGTAGCACCACCATTTAAATCAACACAAGTTGATATTATTTATGGGAAAGGTATTTCACGTACTGGAGAGGTTATTGATTTAGCGGTTGATAAAGATATCGTTGATAAAGCAGGGGCATGGTATGCGTATAAGGGAGAAAAAATTGGTCAGGGTAGAGAAAATGCAAAAGCATTCCTTGAACAACACCCAGTAATTATGGAAGAAATTACAGATGCAATCAAAGCAACTTTTGAAATTGTTGAAGAAATCCAAGAATAG
- a CDS encoding ABC-F family ATP-binding cassette domain-containing protein, with protein sequence MITTQNVSLRYGDRALFENVSVKFTEGNCYGVIGANGAGKSTFLKILSGEIEPNKGDVVIEPGKRLSVLKQDHFAYEENGVIETVVMGNKRLFEIMQEKEVLYAKPDFNDEDGIRLGELEGEFADMDGWNAEVDAEILLNGLGVTTEFHELKMKDLEGAQKVKVLLAQALFGNPDILLLDEPTNNLDLDSIRWLENFLLNFRNTVIVISHDRYFLNKVCTHIADIDYSKIQLYVGNYDFWYEYSQLQTQQAKDLNKRQEAKKKELEDFIARFSANASKAKQATSRKKLLDNLEMADIKPSLRRYPFIAFKAGREVGNIILNVEGLTKTVNGVKLIDNVSFSINANEKVAVVGDDNAVTTLFKIIEGEMEPDAGTFQWGVTTSQSYFPKDNSSFFNECELSLVDWLRQFSPVDAYEQDLRGWLGRMLFSGEEALKKANVLSGGEKVRCMLAKMMMQDANVLVFDDPTNHLDLESIQALNQGLMQFKENILFASHDHQFIQTVANRIIEIQETGVLDRLSSYDEYLEYKDNLK encoded by the coding sequence ATGATTACAACACAAAATGTATCACTACGTTATGGTGATCGTGCCTTATTCGAAAATGTTTCTGTAAAGTTTACAGAAGGGAACTGTTATGGTGTTATTGGTGCCAATGGTGCTGGTAAATCAACATTCTTAAAAATATTATCTGGAGAAATAGAACCTAATAAAGGGGATGTAGTAATTGAACCAGGAAAACGTTTATCTGTTTTAAAACAAGATCATTTTGCTTATGAAGAAAATGGAGTTATTGAAACAGTAGTAATGGGGAACAAAAGATTATTTGAAATAATGCAAGAAAAAGAAGTTTTATATGCTAAACCCGATTTTAATGATGAAGATGGAATTCGTTTAGGAGAACTTGAAGGTGAGTTCGCTGATATGGATGGATGGAATGCAGAAGTAGATGCTGAAATTTTATTAAATGGATTGGGTGTAACAACAGAATTTCATGAATTAAAGATGAAAGATTTAGAAGGGGCTCAAAAAGTAAAAGTATTACTTGCGCAAGCTTTATTTGGTAACCCAGATATTCTTTTATTAGATGAACCGACAAACAATTTAGATTTAGATAGTATTCGTTGGTTAGAAAACTTTTTATTAAACTTTAGAAATACTGTGATTGTTATTTCCCATGACCGTTATTTCTTAAACAAAGTATGTACACATATTGCAGATATTGACTATAGTAAAATACAGTTATATGTAGGGAACTACGATTTTTGGTATGAATATAGCCAATTACAAACACAGCAAGCAAAAGACTTAAATAAACGTCAAGAAGCTAAGAAAAAAGAATTAGAAGACTTTATTGCTCGTTTTAGTGCGAATGCATCAAAAGCAAAACAAGCAACTTCACGTAAAAAATTATTAGATAATTTAGAAATGGCAGATATAAAACCATCTCTTAGAAGATATCCTTTTATTGCTTTTAAAGCAGGTAGAGAAGTAGGGAATATTATTTTAAATGTAGAAGGTTTAACTAAAACTGTGAATGGTGTAAAATTAATAGATAATGTTTCATTCTCTATTAACGCTAATGAAAAAGTAGCAGTGGTCGGGGATGATAATGCTGTTACTACGTTATTTAAAATAATTGAAGGTGAAATGGAACCAGATGCTGGTACATTCCAATGGGGTGTAACTACTTCACAATCTTATTTTCCAAAAGATAATTCAAGTTTCTTTAATGAATGTGAGTTATCATTAGTAGATTGGTTACGTCAATTCTCACCTGTAGATGCTTATGAACAAGATTTAAGAGGTTGGCTAGGTAGAATGTTGTTCTCTGGTGAAGAAGCGCTTAAAAAAGCGAATGTTTTATCAGGAGGAGAGAAAGTACGTTGTATGCTTGCTAAAATGATGATGCAAGATGCAAATGTTTTAGTATTTGATGATCCTACGAACCATTTAGACTTAGAAAGTATTCAAGCATTAAACCAAGGATTAATGCAGTTTAAAGAAAATATTTTATTTGCAAGCCATGACCATCAATTCATTCAAACGGTTGCAAATCGTATTATTGAAATTCAAGAAACTGGTGTTTTAGATCGTTTATCATCATATGATGAATATTTAGAATACAAAGATAATTTAAAATAA